From a region of the Nocardioides ginsengisegetis genome:
- a CDS encoding ABC transporter ATP-binding protein: MVHDLVVRRGGRLVLDGISLGIGRGSVTGLLGPSGCGKSTLIRAIMGIQVVESGRVSVLGQPAGSPSPRSRVGYVTQRPALYDDLTVRQNLAYFARLTGAPRDRIDEALALVDLGRVQDQRTSDLSGGQRARVSLASALLGQPEVLVLDEPTVGLDPVLRQELWHTFRGLAEAGTSLLVSSHVMDEAARCDDLLLMRDGTLLSSGPPDELRARTGEQDLEAAFLQLATEASS; the protein is encoded by the coding sequence GTGGTGCACGACCTGGTCGTCCGCCGCGGCGGACGCCTCGTGCTCGACGGCATCTCGCTCGGCATCGGCCGCGGGTCCGTGACCGGCCTGCTCGGGCCGAGCGGCTGCGGCAAGTCGACCCTGATCCGCGCGATCATGGGCATCCAGGTGGTCGAGTCCGGCCGGGTCTCGGTGCTCGGCCAGCCCGCCGGGTCGCCGTCGCCCCGGTCGCGGGTCGGCTACGTGACCCAGCGTCCCGCGCTGTACGACGACCTGACGGTGCGCCAGAACCTCGCCTACTTCGCCAGGCTGACGGGCGCGCCCAGAGACCGCATCGACGAGGCGCTTGCCCTCGTCGACCTGGGCCGGGTCCAGGACCAGCGGACGAGCGACCTGTCCGGCGGCCAGCGGGCGCGGGTGTCCCTGGCCAGCGCCCTCCTCGGCCAGCCCGAGGTCTTGGTGCTCGACGAGCCCACGGTCGGCCTGGACCCGGTGCTGCGGCAGGAGCTCTGGCACACGTTCCGCGGCCTGGCCGAGGCGGGCACCTCGCTGCTCGTCTCCAGCCACGTCATGGACGAAGCGGCGCGCTGCGACGACCTGCTCCTGATGCGGGACGGCACACTGCTCTCCTCCGGACCACCGGACGAGCTGCGGGCCCGGACGGGGGAGCAGGACCTGGAAGCGGCGTTCCTGCAGCTGGCGACGGAGGCATCGTCATGA
- a CDS encoding ABC transporter permease produces the protein MSLRATAATARRVALQLRHDHRTLALLLVVPCVLVTIIRFVFDDGGTFDRIGGPLLGVFPLLSMFLVTSIAMLRERTSGTLERLLTMPVGKIDILVGYAAAFAAVAVVQAALVATVSMGLLGLDVQGPTWAVLLLGIANALLGMALGLFVSAFARTEFQAVQFLPAFLLPQLLLCGLLTPRDAMAPALEAVSRALPMTYAYDALDRVTRDAGGAAAPTSVVLACTALALACGALTLRRRTS, from the coding sequence ATGAGCCTGCGCGCCACCGCCGCGACCGCCCGTCGGGTCGCGCTCCAGCTGCGACACGACCACCGCACGCTGGCGCTGCTCCTGGTCGTCCCGTGCGTCCTGGTCACGATCATCCGGTTCGTCTTCGACGACGGCGGCACCTTCGACCGCATCGGCGGGCCGCTGCTCGGTGTCTTCCCGCTGCTGTCGATGTTCCTGGTCACCTCGATCGCGATGCTGCGCGAGCGGACCAGCGGCACCCTCGAACGGCTGCTGACGATGCCGGTCGGCAAGATCGACATCCTCGTCGGGTACGCCGCGGCCTTCGCGGCGGTCGCGGTCGTCCAGGCAGCGCTCGTCGCAACGGTCTCGATGGGTCTGCTCGGCCTCGACGTCCAAGGCCCGACCTGGGCTGTTCTCCTCCTGGGCATCGCGAACGCGCTGCTGGGGATGGCGCTCGGCCTCTTCGTGTCCGCCTTCGCACGCACGGAGTTCCAGGCCGTGCAGTTCCTGCCGGCGTTCCTGCTCCCGCAGCTGCTGCTGTGCGGGCTGCTGACGCCGCGTGACGCCATGGCGCCGGCATTGGAGGCGGTCTCCCGTGCCCTCCCGATGACCTACGCGTACGACGCCCTCGACCGGGTCACCCGCGACGCCGGGGGCGCAGCCGCACCCACCTCCGTGGTGCTCGCCTGCACCGCGCTGGCGTTGGCCTGCGGGGCGCTCACGCTGCGTCGGCGTACGTCCTAG
- a CDS encoding AAA family ATPase — protein sequence MLIGRAAERAAIEGLLTRAGDSDGGVLLLRGEAGAGKSTLLARAAQVEGFRVLQATGVEAESELAYATVHQLFHPLLPLLEQVPAPQADAVRVALGMDAAGRTPDRFLVALGFLSLVSEAARERPLLLVLDDLQWCDRASVDAVLFLGRRLTAEPVAMLLAVRDEPGAGAGDVVVAPGFPELVLGGLEDAEVADLVAGAAVARPSDEVASLLAGRTHGNPLALLELAGDLGIEQLTGKRPLPDTLPVGDRLGRTFLDRSAGLSPAADDLLLLAAAAEVGEVDLLVRAAEPADPAAAVAELEATGLVSLRADRLTFTHPLARSAVLGAATTVRRVDAHRRLADALASRGEHDRALWHRAAAALGPDEELADALEDLARRSGARSGQGAASAAYERAAALSTTSEVRTRRLLDAAEAAWQSGDPARARTLGDRAEAGAARAGSRARLLHLRARAASRRGEVRVAHDLLLKAAALLREDQPGAAMEMYAEAVEGAAYAGDLDRVAAVSEAAVGLGPGTTTREEFLVSWLAVGNAGLRGRLASDAALLERVLALGERLEDPRLLVWAGISALNLGDVPAMQGFYRRALDVARADGAVASLPYALEHASMSQALAGSYASARAAAEEGLRLAVETEQQRSASMLLAILAFLAATTGDEEEGTRYAEDARAIAAPLGLGLPTAMALWATARLDLTAGRYDAAVDRLLTLAGASPEVGHPMVTTWTTPDLVEAAVRAGRQDEVLAGVDRLVQLAEATGRSGAAAAAAWCQGMLGGPEAVERLTMAIEVFRLAPLPLAEARARLALGELLRRDRQPRLAREHLRAAVEGLRQLGARPWADRAAAELRASGESAPAPETNGLETLTPQELQIVRYVSQGSSNRTIAAQLFISPRTVEYHLYKAYPKLGVSSRTQLIGAFPAEPVLATSG from the coding sequence GTGCTCATCGGGCGCGCCGCCGAGCGGGCCGCCATCGAGGGGTTGCTCACACGGGCCGGCGATTCTGACGGGGGAGTCCTCCTCCTGCGGGGCGAGGCCGGAGCGGGCAAGAGCACGCTCCTGGCTCGGGCCGCGCAGGTGGAGGGCTTCCGCGTGCTGCAGGCCACGGGAGTCGAGGCCGAGTCGGAGCTGGCCTACGCCACGGTCCACCAGCTGTTCCACCCGTTGCTGCCGCTGCTGGAGCAGGTCCCTGCGCCGCAGGCCGACGCGGTGCGGGTGGCACTCGGCATGGACGCGGCAGGGCGTACGCCGGACCGCTTCCTCGTCGCGCTGGGCTTCTTGTCCCTCGTGAGCGAGGCCGCGCGCGAGCGGCCGCTCCTGTTGGTGCTCGACGACCTGCAGTGGTGCGACCGGGCCTCGGTCGACGCCGTCCTCTTCCTCGGACGGCGGCTGACGGCCGAGCCGGTCGCGATGCTGCTCGCGGTGCGTGACGAGCCCGGAGCCGGCGCGGGCGATGTCGTCGTCGCACCGGGGTTCCCGGAGCTGGTGCTGGGTGGACTCGAGGACGCGGAGGTCGCCGACCTCGTGGCCGGTGCGGCCGTGGCCCGGCCGTCGGACGAGGTGGCGTCCCTGCTGGCCGGGCGCACGCACGGCAACCCGTTGGCGCTGCTGGAGCTCGCCGGCGACCTCGGGATCGAGCAGCTCACCGGCAAGCGTCCGCTGCCCGACACGCTCCCGGTGGGTGACCGGCTGGGCCGCACGTTCCTCGACCGGTCCGCGGGGCTGTCCCCGGCCGCGGACGACCTGCTGCTGCTGGCGGCCGCGGCCGAGGTCGGCGAGGTCGACCTGCTGGTGCGGGCCGCCGAGCCCGCAGACCCGGCCGCGGCGGTCGCCGAGCTCGAGGCGACCGGCCTGGTCTCGCTGCGTGCGGACCGGCTGACCTTCACGCACCCGCTGGCCCGGTCGGCCGTCCTGGGCGCCGCCACGACGGTCCGCCGCGTCGACGCGCACCGTCGGCTGGCCGACGCGCTGGCCTCGCGCGGCGAGCACGACCGGGCCCTCTGGCACCGGGCCGCGGCCGCGTTGGGGCCCGACGAGGAGCTCGCGGACGCCCTCGAGGACCTGGCCCGACGGTCCGGCGCACGCAGCGGACAGGGCGCCGCATCGGCGGCGTACGAGCGTGCGGCCGCGCTGTCCACCACCTCGGAGGTGCGCACCCGGCGACTGCTCGACGCGGCCGAGGCGGCCTGGCAGTCCGGTGACCCCGCTCGGGCGCGCACGTTGGGCGACCGGGCGGAGGCCGGAGCGGCCCGAGCCGGCAGTCGAGCGCGGCTGCTGCACCTCCGCGCGCGGGCGGCCTCCCGGCGGGGCGAGGTCCGCGTGGCGCACGACCTGCTGCTCAAGGCCGCGGCGCTGCTGCGCGAGGACCAGCCGGGGGCGGCGATGGAGATGTACGCCGAGGCGGTCGAGGGTGCGGCCTACGCCGGGGACCTCGATCGTGTGGCCGCGGTGTCGGAGGCCGCGGTGGGCCTGGGGCCGGGCACGACGACGCGCGAGGAGTTCCTCGTGAGCTGGCTGGCGGTGGGCAACGCCGGTCTGCGCGGCCGCCTGGCCAGCGACGCGGCACTGCTGGAGCGGGTCCTGGCGCTGGGGGAGCGGCTTGAGGACCCACGGCTGCTCGTGTGGGCCGGGATCTCCGCGCTGAACCTCGGGGACGTGCCCGCGATGCAGGGGTTCTACCGCAGGGCGCTCGACGTGGCCCGGGCCGACGGGGCGGTCGCGAGCCTGCCCTACGCCCTGGAGCACGCGTCGATGAGCCAGGCCCTCGCCGGCTCCTACGCCTCCGCGCGGGCGGCCGCCGAGGAGGGGCTGCGGCTCGCGGTCGAGACCGAGCAGCAGCGCTCGGCGAGCATGCTGCTCGCGATCCTGGCCTTCCTCGCCGCCACGACCGGGGACGAGGAGGAGGGCACGCGGTACGCCGAGGACGCCCGCGCGATCGCAGCCCCGCTGGGCCTCGGCCTGCCCACGGCGATGGCGTTGTGGGCCACGGCCCGACTCGACCTCACGGCCGGCCGCTACGACGCCGCCGTCGACCGCCTGCTGACGCTGGCCGGTGCTAGCCCGGAGGTCGGCCACCCGATGGTGACGACGTGGACCACGCCGGACCTGGTCGAGGCGGCGGTCCGGGCCGGCCGGCAGGACGAGGTGCTGGCGGGGGTCGACCGGCTGGTGCAGCTCGCTGAGGCCACCGGGAGGTCCGGCGCGGCCGCCGCGGCCGCGTGGTGCCAGGGGATGCTCGGTGGGCCGGAGGCCGTCGAGCGGCTCACGATGGCGATCGAGGTGTTCCGGCTGGCCCCGTTGCCGCTGGCCGAGGCCCGGGCGCGGCTCGCGCTGGGGGAGCTGCTCCGCCGCGACCGGCAGCCGCGCCTGGCCCGCGAGCACCTCCGGGCCGCCGTCGAGGGGCTCCGGCAGCTGGGGGCGCGGCCCTGGGCCGACAGGGCGGCCGCCGAGCTGCGCGCGAGCGGCGAGTCGGCGCCGGCCCCCGAGACCAACGGTCTCGAGACGCTGACCCCGCAGGAGCTCCAGATCGTGCGCTACGTCAGCCAGGGCTCCTCCAACCGCACCATCGCCGCCCAGCTCTTCATTAGCCCACGGACGGTGGAGTACCACCTCTACAAGGCCTACCCGAAGCTCGGCGTCTCCTCGCGCACCCAGCTGATCGGCGCCTTCCCGGCCGAGCCGGTGCTGGCCACCAGCGGGTGA